A genomic stretch from Setaria italica strain Yugu1 chromosome VII, Setaria_italica_v2.0, whole genome shotgun sequence includes:
- the LOC101754813 gene encoding syntaxin-121, translated as MNDLMTDSFVAAAAKAQQGSAPASSAGGDAPELRAFLAEADAAKADMAALRDELSRLRAAHEASRHAVVVGSGGGRAATQAALVRLLGSARRLRARLASMDRRAPAPAAQAAAGLRGRVHDLTADVQALRCQVSAERREDAARRYLTVAGDAPTEEQLDRLLANTDDSDAAMRAALLSAAPAAQLFLDMAALVEAQGAPLDDIERHVAAAAGDVGAAEAELREARRLQGEARRRRVCLAGGIAALLLVAVAVAVVAALVLARRGGGGGKLVLQIAADFPAR; from the exons ATGAACGACCTCATGACCGATtccttcgtcgccgccgcggccaaggCGCAGCAGGGCAGCGCGCCCGCCTCTTCCGCCGGTGGCGACGCCCCGGAGCTCCGCGCGTTCCTGGCCGAGGCGGATGCGGCCAAGGCCGATATGGCCGCGCTGCGGGACGAGCTGTCCCGGCTCCGGGCCGCGCACGAGGCGTCCAGgcacgccgtcgtcgtcggctccGGCGGTGGGCGCGCCGCCACGCAGGCCGCGCTCGTCCGTCTCCTCGGCTCCGCGCGGCGCCTCCGGGCGCGCCTGGCTTCCATGGACCGCCgcgcgcccgcacccgccgcccAGGCCGCGGCTGGGCTCCGCGGCCGCGTGCACGACCTCACCGCGGACGTGCAGGCCCTCCGGTGCCAGGTCTCCGCCGAGCGCCGTGAGGACGCGGCCCGACGGTACCTCACCGTCGCCGGGGACGCGCCCACCGAGGAGCAGCTGGACCGGCTCCTCGCCAACACCGACGATTCCGACGCCGCGATGCGGGCGGCGCTGCTGTCCgccgctccggcggcg CAGCTGTTCCTGGACAtggcggcgctggtggaggCCCAGGGCGCGCCGCTGGACGACATCGAGCGGCacgtcgcggcggccgcgggcgacgTGGGCGCGGCCGAGGCGGAGCTAAGGGAGGCCCGGAGGCTGCAGGGcgaggcgcggcggaggcgggttTGCCTGGCCGGCGGCATCGCGGCGCTGCTGCTCGTCGCcgttgccgtcgccgtcgtggcgGCGCTCGTGCTGGcgcgcaggggcggcggcggcgggaagctTGTGCTGCAGATCGCCGCGGACTTTCCCGCGCGGTGA